Proteins co-encoded in one Flavobacterium fluviale genomic window:
- the rplX gene encoding 50S ribosomal protein L24, producing MIKLKIKSGDIVRVIAGDHKGAEGKVLRVYREKNKAIVEGVNMVSKHTKPSAKNPQGGIVKKEASIQISNIAIIDPKTKETTRVGIRVEGDKKVRFSKKSNQVL from the coding sequence ATGATAAAGCTAAAAATTAAATCAGGAGATATCGTAAGAGTTATTGCTGGAGACCATAAAGGTGCTGAAGGTAAAGTTCTACGTGTTTACCGTGAGAAAAATAAAGCGATAGTTGAAGGTGTAAACATGGTTTCGAAACATACAAAACCAAGTGCTAAAAACCCTCAAGGTGGTATCGTTAAAAAAGAAGCTTCTATTCAAATTTCTAACATTGCAATAATTGATCCTAAAACTAAGGAAACAACTAGAGTAGGTATTAGAGTAGAAGGAGATAAGAAAGTAAGATTTTCAAAAAAATCTAATCAAGTACTATAG
- the rplN gene encoding 50S ribosomal protein L14 yields the protein MVQQESRLKVADNTGAKEVLTIRVLGGTKRRYASVGDKIVVSIKDATPNGNVKKGAVSTAVVVRTKKEVRRADGSYIRFDDNACVLLNAAGEMRGTRVFGPVARELREKQFMKIVSLAPEVL from the coding sequence ATGGTACAACAGGAATCAAGACTAAAAGTAGCAGATAACACGGGAGCAAAAGAAGTTTTAACTATCCGTGTTTTAGGAGGTACCAAAAGAAGGTATGCCTCTGTTGGTGACAAGATTGTAGTATCTATTAAAGATGCAACTCCTAACGGTAACGTTAAAAAAGGAGCTGTTTCAACTGCAGTTGTTGTACGTACCAAAAAAGAAGTGAGAAGAGCTGATGGTTCTTATATCCGTTTCGATGACAATGCATGTGTTCTTTTGAATGCTGCAGGGGAAATGAGAGGAACTCGTGTTTTTGGTCCGGTAGCAAGAGAACTTCGTGAAAAACAATTCATGAAAATTGTATCATTAGCACCAGAAGTGCTTTAA
- the rpsQ gene encoding 30S ribosomal protein S17, with amino-acid sequence MEEKRNLRKERIGVVTSNKMDKSIVIAEVRKVKHPLYGKFVLKTKKYVAHDETNDCNIGDTVRISETRPLSKTKCWRLVEILERAK; translated from the coding sequence ATGGAAGAAAAAAGAAATTTAAGAAAAGAAAGAATAGGTGTTGTTACTTCAAATAAAATGGATAAATCTATTGTTATTGCTGAAGTAAGAAAAGTAAAACACCCATTATACGGTAAGTTCGTGTTGAAAACTAAGAAATATGTTGCACACGACGAAACAAACGACTGTAACATTGGAGATACTGTAAGAATTAGCGAAACGCGTCCTTTAAGTAAAACAAAATGTTGGAGATTAGTTGAAATCTTAGAAAGAGCTAAATAA
- the rpmC gene encoding 50S ribosomal protein L29, with product MKQSEIKDLSAAELQEKLSQTKKVYADLKMAHAISPIANPLQIRSVRRTVARLATELTKRELQ from the coding sequence ATGAAACAATCAGAAATAAAAGATCTTTCTGCAGCGGAGTTGCAAGAAAAACTTAGTCAAACTAAGAAAGTATATGCTGACCTAAAAATGGCTCACGCTATTTCTCCAATTGCTAACCCACTTCAAATTAGAAGCGTTAGAAGAACAGTTGCAAGATTAGCTACAGAGTTAACTAAAAGAGAGTTACAATAA
- the rplP gene encoding 50S ribosomal protein L16 — protein sequence MLQPKRTKYRKVQKGKMKGNSQRGHELSNGMFGIKSVHEDGMFLTSRQIEAARIAATRYMKREGQLWIKIFPDKPITKKPLEVRMGKGKGAVEYWAAVVKPGRIMFEVGGVPLSVAKEALRLAAQKLPVKTKFVVARDFEA from the coding sequence ATGTTACAGCCTAAAAGAACAAAATACCGTAAGGTACAAAAAGGTAAAATGAAAGGTAACTCTCAAAGAGGGCACGAACTTTCAAATGGAATGTTTGGTATTAAATCTGTACATGAAGATGGTATGTTCTTAACTTCTCGTCAAATTGAAGCTGCACGTATCGCTGCAACTCGTTACATGAAGAGAGAAGGACAATTATGGATTAAAATATTTCCAGACAAACCTATTACTAAGAAACCTCTTGAAGTACGTATGGGTAAAGGTAAAGGAGCAGTTGAGTATTGGGCTGCTGTTGTTAAACCAGGAAGAATTATGTTTGAAGTTGGAGGAGTTCCGTTATCAGTTGCAAAAGAGGCTTTACGTCTTGCAGCTCAGAAACTTCCAGTAAAAACTAAGTTCGTCGTTGCTAGAGATTTCGAAGCATAA
- the rpsC gene encoding 30S ribosomal protein S3, with translation MGQKTNPIGNRLGIIRGWDSNWYGGNDYGDKLAEDHKIRKYIHARLSKASVSKVIIERTLKLVTVTITTARPGIIIGKGGQEVDKLKEELKKVTDKEVQINIFEIKRPELDAYLVATSIARQIESRISYRRAIKMAIAASMRMNAEGIKVLISGRLNGAEMARSEGFKEGRIPLSTFRADIDYALAEAHTTYGRMGIKVWIMKGEVYGKRELSPLAGMDKKQSGTGGGKGGDAPRGKSNFNKGGKPDARKRK, from the coding sequence ATGGGACAAAAGACAAATCCAATTGGAAATAGACTTGGTATCATCAGAGGATGGGACTCAAACTGGTATGGTGGAAATGATTACGGTGATAAACTTGCCGAAGATCACAAAATCAGAAAGTATATCCATGCTCGTTTATCAAAAGCTAGTGTATCAAAAGTAATCATCGAGAGAACTTTGAAACTTGTAACCGTTACTATCACTACTGCTAGACCTGGTATCATTATCGGAAAAGGCGGGCAAGAGGTAGACAAGTTGAAAGAAGAACTTAAGAAAGTTACTGACAAAGAGGTTCAAATTAACATTTTTGAAATTAAAAGACCTGAATTAGATGCTTATCTTGTGGCGACAAGCATCGCTCGTCAAATCGAAAGCCGTATTTCTTACAGACGTGCAATCAAAATGGCTATTGCTGCTTCTATGCGTATGAACGCTGAAGGTATCAAAGTTTTGATTTCTGGACGTTTGAATGGTGCTGAGATGGCGCGTTCAGAAGGTTTCAAAGAAGGTAGAATTCCTCTATCAACTTTCAGAGCTGATATTGATTATGCTTTGGCTGAAGCTCACACTACTTATGGTAGAATGGGTATCAAAGTATGGATCATGAAAGGTGAAGTTTACGGTAAGAGAGAGCTTTCTCCGCTTGCTGGAATGGACAAAAAACAATCTGGTACAGGTGGTGGAAAAGGTGGAGATGCTCCTAGAGGCAAATCTAACTTTAACAAAGGCGGAAAACCAGACGCTCGTAAAAGAAAGTAA
- the rplV gene encoding 50S ribosomal protein L22 has translation MGVRKRETADARKEANKSIAFAKLNNCPTSPRKMRLVADLVRGQKVERALNILRFSSKEASRKLEKLLLSAINNWEQKNSEGNLEEAGLFVKEIRVDGGMMLKRLRPAPQGRAHRIRKRSNHVTIVLGAINNTQSNS, from the coding sequence ATGGGAGTTCGTAAAAGAGAAACAGCAGATGCGAGAAAAGAGGCTAATAAGTCTATTGCTTTCGCAAAATTGAATAACTGCCCTACTTCACCTAGAAAAATGCGCTTAGTAGCGGACTTGGTAAGAGGTCAGAAGGTAGAAAGAGCACTTAACATTTTAAGATTCAGTTCTAAAGAAGCTTCAAGAAAATTAGAAAAACTATTATTATCTGCAATCAATAACTGGGAGCAAAAAAATAGTGAAGGTAATTTAGAAGAGGCTGGATTATTTGTTAAAGAGATCAGAGTAGATGGTGGAATGATGTTGAAAAGACTTCGTCCAGCTCCACAAGGTCGTGCACACAGAATAAGAAAACGTTCTAATCACGTTACAATCGTGCTTGGAGCTATCAATAACACACAAAGCAATTCTTAA
- the rpsS gene encoding 30S ribosomal protein S19, which yields MARSLKKGPFVHYKLDKKVQENIENGNKGVVKTWSRASMITPDFVGQTIAVHNGRQFVPVYVTENMVGHKLGEFSPTRSFRGHAGAKNKGKK from the coding sequence ATGGCACGTTCATTAAAAAAAGGACCTTTCGTTCATTATAAATTAGACAAGAAAGTTCAAGAAAACATTGAAAACGGAAACAAAGGAGTGGTAAAGACTTGGTCTAGAGCTTCTATGATTACTCCTGACTTTGTTGGACAAACTATCGCAGTTCATAACGGTCGTCAATTTGTACCAGTTTACGTAACAGAAAACATGGTAGGTCACAAATTAGGAGAGTTTTCACCAACTAGATCTTTTAGAGGTCATGCTGGAGCAAAAAATAAAGGTAAAAAATAA
- the rplB gene encoding 50S ribosomal protein L2 has protein sequence MSVRKLKPITPGQRFRVVNGYDAITTDKPERSLIAPIKNSGGRNSQGKMTMRYTGGGHKQRYRIIDFKRTKDGIPATVKSIEYDPNRTAFIALLAYADGEKTYVIAQNGLKVGQKLVSGPESQPEIGNTLPLSRIPLGTVISCIELRPGQGAVIARSAGTFAQLMARDGKYATIKMPSGETRLILLTCSATIGAVSNSDHQLVVSGKAGRTRWLGRRPRTRPVAMNPVDHPMGGGEGRSSGGHPRSRNGLPAKGYRTRSKKNPSNKYIVERRKK, from the coding sequence ATGTCAGTAAGAAAATTAAAACCTATTACCCCAGGTCAGCGATTTAGAGTTGTGAATGGTTATGACGCCATTACAACTGATAAGCCGGAACGCTCTTTGATAGCACCGATAAAAAACTCTGGAGGTAGAAATAGTCAAGGAAAGATGACCATGCGTTATACGGGTGGTGGTCACAAGCAGAGATATCGTATTATTGATTTCAAAAGAACTAAAGATGGAATTCCAGCTACAGTGAAATCAATCGAATATGATCCAAATCGTACTGCATTTATCGCTTTATTAGCTTATGCTGATGGAGAGAAAACTTATGTAATTGCTCAAAACGGATTGAAAGTTGGTCAGAAATTAGTTTCTGGTCCAGAATCTCAACCTGAGATTGGTAATACATTACCTTTAAGCAGAATTCCTCTTGGAACTGTTATATCTTGTATTGAGTTACGTCCAGGACAGGGAGCTGTTATTGCTCGTTCAGCTGGAACTTTTGCTCAGTTAATGGCAAGAGACGGGAAATATGCAACAATTAAAATGCCATCTGGAGAAACAAGATTGATCTTGTTAACTTGTTCGGCTACAATTGGAGCTGTTTCTAATTCTGACCACCAATTAGTTGTATCTGGAAAAGCAGGTAGAACAAGATGGTTAGGAAGAAGACCTAGAACTAGACCAGTAGCGATGAACCCAGTTGATCACCCTATGGGAGGTGGTGAAGGACGTTCTTCTGGAGGGCACCCACGTTCAAGAAACGGATTGCCAGCTAAAGGTTACAGAACTCGTTCTAAGAAAAACCCGAGTAACAAGTATATCGTAGAACGTAGAAAGAAATAA
- the rplW gene encoding 50S ribosomal protein L23, translated as MSIIIRPIVTEKVTKESEVLNRFGFVVDKKANKVQIKKAVEAAYGVTIVSVNTMNVRPDRSTKYTKSGLISGKTNAIKKAIVQVQEGETIDFYNNI; from the coding sequence ATGAGTATCATAATTAGACCTATAGTAACGGAAAAAGTAACCAAAGAAAGTGAAGTTCTAAATCGCTTCGGATTCGTTGTTGACAAAAAAGCAAACAAAGTTCAAATTAAGAAAGCTGTTGAAGCTGCTTATGGAGTAACTATCGTTTCGGTTAACACGATGAACGTAAGGCCAGATAGATCTACTAAATACACTAAAAGTGGTTTAATCAGTGGAAAGACAAATGCAATTAAAAAAGCAATTGTTCAAGTACAAGAAGGAGAAACAATTGATTTTTACAACAATATCTAA